The Naumovozyma dairenensis CBS 421 chromosome 8, complete genome genomic sequence TCTAATATCCATCGAAGACTGAATCTACCAAAATATCCATTAAAAAGAGCATTACATAGATTACCCAAACAATGTTCTATTGATGAGGGATCAGGTAATGCATTACATTATTTTGAAACTAAGAAAGATGTTGACGATATTATGGAAAAGTTATATAATTCTTACACTTCAAGACATGCATACAATAAGGGTCAAGATACCTTGGTTAGTACAACCGATGCAATGGACTCTGCTGTGGTAGAAAATgatggaaaaaaagaagagaattcTGCCGCTATACCGACACGTGCCATCGACCATACAGACTTCAATTTACATACAACCAAGAATCCATGGAGGTATAGATTTTGGAGATTTACTATAATATTAGGCGGTCAAGAAATGAAATGGAcatttaaaattttattcGTTATGACATTTCTATGTCTTCCAAGTTGGTTACCAGAATCTTATCGATGGTACCAAGAATATCAATGTTGGTGGTGTCCaatgattttctttatgTTGTCACATTCTAGATATTCAGGACAATGGAATACACTTATTAGAAGAATATGTTTTGGTCTGATTGGAATATTTTGGGGTTGGGCAGCAAATCAATCACGTCATTTTAGTAATTCATTTGTGGTTGCAACATTTGCTGGATTGATTGTCATACCATTTGCCATTAATCATTTAATCTTTTATAATACGAGGTCAAGTTTTACAGGTATGATATGTTTCACAATCATTGCCTTAGAACCATTTTCAAAGGGGAACCAAACGACTTctaaaatttggaaaaacaCTTGGACAACAGGATTGGCATTGTTAATAGGTGTTGCGTTATCTATTCCTGTTAGTTGGTTAGTATGGTCATTTAGGGCTAAGAGTGAATTGagaatatcaatatcatcattattagcaTATTTAAGTCAATCTTATCAATCTGTCACGGACCGGTATTTATATCGTGATTCACATGATGCACCTACCGAGTTAACATTAGCATTTGCTCACATTAGAGAAGTTCGTTTGACACAAAATATTGAGGCAATTAgagatttattgaaaatggcACGAAATGAACCCAGTTTTGTATATGAATATCCAAgtttaaaatataaagaactTATTGATTCATGTCAATTTTTAATGGAAAGGATTATTGAAGCTAGAGTTTCTGgttcattttttgaagtTTGGGATCGTGATTTAGATAATGAAACTACAAGAGCCTTACTATCATTACGTAGAGATAGTGTTTCTTCAGTGatttttgtattttatattctttccAATTGTTTCAGAtcgaaaaataaaattccaaaatatttaccTAATTGTGTCCTTGCAAGgaagaaattatttgattttattgataaatttgaacATGAAAGAACTTattacaataataatgctgttgaagaaaataacaatactGCTCAAAATACATTACTGAAAAAGgctttaatgaaaataagCAAACCGcaaattgatgatgatgatgctgaaGATGGAGAGGAAGATGGTGTGGACAaatgtaataatgatgtgaatgaagataaatatGTCGATGATGAAAGTTACGAGAAATTACATTGGACAGAAGTTCATGGAATTGCATTTGCGAGAGCATTTACTGATATTTCTGAATCTATGCAAAGGGTAATTGATGGTTCAAAAGCAATATTAGGTGAAGAGTATTTTTAAAAGTTTTTTACTTTACAAAAATAAGAAGATTGATATACTTTTTCTTGACACATCTATTTTTCGTATATTTCATTGCAACCATATCCTGTACATGACAGAAATAAGACTTTATATGGTTTATATAGAACTTTCTATCCTCCTAAAAAAACcttctttaattgaaatataaataaataatttaaagaCTGTAGAAACGAAGAGAACTACgtgaaaaaagaaatgataatcttttgtttgtttgtttgcttgtttttgaaatataaaatgataatacggtcaacaatatataattttttgttggttatgttaattaattaattatttatgTTGTCTTTGGGACCAATGGCTggtgatgattttgaattaataaaaGGTGGAGAACCtgaatcattaaatgatgaGGCCGTTATAACATCTCcactattattactattagaAGAAGGATTTCTTAATTCTTTTGATGTGGAAGATTTCGGTGATACCCCACTTGTACgtcttcttttcaaagGTGGTCTTTGtcttttttcatcattagtTGAATTTATTCCAGTTCCAGGTGGAATTCCTTGATGatctttatttcttttcccAGTAACCATAGGTTTCCTATTcaaagtattattattattgttgttgttattgttattactattattactattcataaaattgaaatgaatattattattgttattttgatttgaagaattttgaGCATGGTAATTTTCTGGTATAGGTGAATAATTTGTGTGTCTTGAAGGGCCATTTGGTTTTCTTTCAGtattatgattataattttgattttgattttgattttgattgtTATTCATTTGTGaactattatatttatataaattcaCGTATGAATCTAAAGCCTCTAATGGACTTTTAATtccatttattttttggaaGATTTTCAAGTCTTTCAAAGATGACATTACAGTACCAACTTGCATTATTCTCATTAAACCTTCTTGTGTTCCATATACGGATACATTTCTGAAGACAGTAAAATATGATCTTAGTTGGGTTATTGCATCGAAATTTGGGGGTAGATCAGATTCTTCAGCATGTTTGTATTTATCGTTAGTGCTATTGCCCAATTGAGACGGTGATTGTGATTCAatgttaattttttcttccttcttaATATAGTTTTCGTTATCATGTTGATTTATTGGTTTCTTATCTTCTTTGCCGTTCGTATCTTCATTTAAGgtattttcttccttttttatctccatttttttggtgatatcattattatgatgatCATTGTTGGTATTAGAAGCTGCCATGGGAACTGAGGGTTGtgacgatgatgattgagataatttttggaaaatttcataGGCTTTACCCTCATTACTAATTAACTTTTCGAATGCATTCCATTCAATACCTGGTACAAAACTATGCATACAAAGATCGAACcatttaattttcaaatttggatTAAATAGACCTTTAATTTGAACGAAATGTGTAATATATGATCCATCTGGATAATGATATGCAATGGTCGATCTTGGAGAactaaagaaaatggaTCCATTACTTAATAATTGAGATTTTAATTGTTGTAcaatgatttcaattctaaTGACACCTAATTTACCTAAATTTACCAATATTAATGGGATTAATGGTAAtaagaattcaaattgtCTAAAATCAGTTGAAGATTTTTTACTATATTTTACAATGgaattttttgtaaatgaTTCATAAGCAAATGTTTCCcaatatgataatgatgtAATTTTACCAGCGGatgtatttattttattaataatttcataaaATCTTAATGTTGCCATATTAgaaagatattttcttgtttcatATGGCATATTAATtggtttatttattatttgtagtGGCATTTGTGGTACTTGTGATATTTGAGGGAATTGTCGAGCAGGATTTTGTCTATTTGACTCTTGATAATTTATACTAGGCGGTGGTTGTGGGGGATTATTAATAGGAATAGGAATAGGAATAGggatattgttattatcattaatatttatctcattgttattaatagTAGTAGGGTTACCagattgttgttgaaaTGAAGTGGGATATCTTACACGAGAAGATGTTCTTGTTGCAGTTGaaaattgattttgttcATAATTAAGTAGCTGTTGGGGTGGCGGTTGCGGTTGCTGCGGAGGAAGTGTTGGTACTGGCACTGGTACCGGTACCGGTTGAGTGTTTGCAAAACTTGAGTTTCTATTGAGAATTTGTCCCTGCATCTCTTGTAGATGCATAGTATTAAAATTAGTGGAAGAGAGgggattattattactattaatgGCGACAGCATTAGCTGTTTCAGAACCAGGAGtatgaatatttgaatatgattGATTAGGAAAAAACGAGTTTTGACCGAGAGTTGTTCCAGATGGGATAGTATTATAAGGGGTATGTACTGGTGATTGATTCATTTGAGGATTTTGCGACCAAGAATATcgttgctgttgttgttgttgttgttgttgttgttgttgttgttgttgttgttgttgttgttgttgttgttgctgatataattgttgttgtgacGGTTGTGTTTGTGACGTTGTTTGAGGAGGGATACCTTGTAAATGCTCCGGAACAGGGATTGTTATTAAATCAGCGGTCATATGGAAGTGTGAAGGTTTTTTGTAACGTCAAATAAAGGAATATCTGAACGTGATGTATCGTGCAATCGGAAGCAATTAATCTTTTTGTCGACGAGTGTAATTGCGTATTCGGAGTTTTGAATGCTAAAAGTTCCTCTCTATGCTgttgataatatcaattagatagtaataataataaaattcaCCTAAAAACGTAGCGGTAGTATAGTTGTCTGTCTATGAGATCCGTTCTCTTAGTAAGTACTTCTCTTTTTGATTCTTGGTAGAGTGTccttatatatatgcttttgtttttgttttcgttaaactttaaattttaataaactTTCGAAGATTTCGGTCTTCTCCCACGCCGTTACATTGTGAAGATTTTGGTGGGGGGAACCACTCGACCATCAACTTCTGAcgctgctgctgctgctgttgctgctgctgttgctgGTCCATGGAGTTTGTTGTGgatgttgttgttcctgatatattatattattattattattgtataGAAATATGATAACACTAGTTGTGTACTTCCTTCTTGACGACATGCCATGGAGAGAGGAGGGAAATATTTGTGAATCTCTCCTTCGTTTTACACTGCAGGCGACTAACTACATTACATCACATTACTTAGCGTTTTAGCTTTGAGTTCCTTCTTATCGTTCCTGAGATAAGAGCCACATTGTTCACGTTTTCAAGTCTTTGTAAGACGACGACGACGACGACAGTTCGAGCTCATCCCCATGACAACTGTCGGGAaacaagatgaagaagacaTGGCTCACAGCGGTTCACAGTACAAGGTTCCCTTTTGTGTAATGATTGTTCTAATCATTCCATCACTATTGTATGGCCTTCGTCCCTTATGGAAATCATCTGCtgcattatcatcatcattccCATTcccatcatcatcagcttTAGTATCAGATATTTTAGATAGATTCCTACTATTTTTCGGAGGTCTTCCAGGTGAGGGTTTAGTATTTTTACTTGCTTTACCAGCCCTTCTCTTCAATAGTTTATTTAAAGTATCtcttttctcttcttccactttcttttccttcaaaTTTCTACGTTTACGAAGGATTTCTGCTCTACgtaattgttgttcttcTAATGCGTctaattgattttgttgttgttcttgctcgtgtaattcttcttcttcgtcttcttcttgtggTTTATTCGTTTCATCTGATGTAACTGTAGCTGATTCTTCTACTTCGATCTCTTCATCTAGCATAGTCATAACCCCTGCACCACCAGCACGTCTCCTGCTTGTGTTGTTATAAGGTATTACCTCttcctcctcttcttcttcttcctcatcttcatcttcataCTGTGGTGTGTCTTCAACTGGTGGTTCCACGAAACTTTCCTCCCCTTCGTTTTCTTCAAAGTCTTCAATCATTTCGTCGTCTTCGTCATCGTCGTCATCCTTTATTTCCTcctcttcttgttcttccccttcatcatcatcgtcttCTAGTTCCATGTCGATATCATCTTCCATTGCATGttccaattcttcttcttcttccatatttaattcttcttcttcatcgtctAAACCATCCGTTATAGCGATGTCTCTTTTCATCTTATTGAGTTGGAAGTATATCCTATTGATTATTGCTGtttcttattatcaaaCCTCTATtcttctgcttcttcttcaaccAATTTAAACAATCAGATGAGATGGGATGTGATGTGATCTGTTTCATTCGTTCTTTGATTTATGTCTTgatggttgttgttgttcatttgataattaACGTACTGTCCAGTGGAAGCAAGGCAAGGCGCAATGATAGAAAGACTATTATAAGGATAAGGATAAGGATTAAAGATTAAGGAGCCAGGATTAAGGACAAGGCTACTGAATAATGACAAGACAGAAGTAATCCCTTCAATCATTCATTTAGGTGTGTAAGAATACCATAATATACTGCTACTATAAATACACACCACGGGCATGTCCACTACGCTActattttgtaaatctaAAGTATTCACACATGCAACAACGAATCCTGCTGATAATATCCCTGGGTTCCTAGTGATAACAAAGAGTCCAGAAGTATCCAATAAGGATTCTCAAATCTCATGGATACCTGAAAATTCATTACAACCAAGCCAAATATCATGGTTAAATAATCAAGATATGAATTTTGGTAAGATATCTTCTCCTACTGAGTCTACAGCAAACCTTCCTTCCACAACCACCAACAGCAATGGCGCCACAACAATCCCACTTTctatattaatgaatttcaatttccaaattacaatatcatctttatattCTATTGAATGTAGACCTCCAAGTCCCAATGGTTGGTGGTATGGTTCCACTATTTTAAATCTAAAAGATAATAACAAGATTATTCAAACATTACCTatcttattttttcatgATGATATATGTCCCTCTACAATTTCTAAGAAGAaggaattgaataaaacaTTCACTCCATTCATTAATGGTGGGGATATGTATTATGGTGCtattgatttcaaaaattctCTTGCTAAATTAACTGATTTACAAAGAACATTAGTGGCCCCCACTGTTTGGTTAATTAACCCTACGTTGGATGATTTAAGGAATTTTTCGCCCAATACAAGTGCTCCTGATGCAAGAGTTGAAGGAGGTGATGATACTACGAGCGGTAgcaattcatttttttggaataatGTTAAATGGACAGTCATGTCACAAATTGCAGAAGGTACTAATAAAGCTAGTTCGTTCATATCAGGGTTAATAAGGCAACATCCTGtaattaaattcattgatcaaaataaagataagaTACCAATGGATAATCCATAtgttaattcattattacaaaatcCTAAAGTAcaagaaattcaagaagattTTGATTCAGCTAGAATTTATTTGGCAAAATGGGCATTGGGAGTTAAAAATGAAGCTGAAAATTATCAGATTGATGAATCATATAGAagattattaatgaat encodes the following:
- the NDAI0H03940 gene encoding uncharacterized protein (similar to Saccharomyces cerevisiae IES2 (YNL215W); ancestral locus Anc_2.31); translation: MKRDIAITDGLDDEEEELNMEEEEELEHAMEDDIDMELEDDDDEGEEQEEEEIKDDDDDEDDEMIEDFEENEGEESFVEPPVEDTPQYEDEDEEEEEEEEEVIPYNNTSRRRAGGAGVMTMLDEEIEVEESATVTSDETNKPQEEDEEEELHEQEQQQNQLDALEEQQLRRAEILRKRRNLKEKKVEEEKRDTLNKLLKRRAGKASKNTKPSPGRPPKNSRNLSKISDTKADDDGNGNDDDNAADDFHKGRRPYNSDGMIRTIITQKGTLYCEPL
- the MFG1 gene encoding Mfg1p (similar to Saccharomyces cerevisiae YDL233W; ancestral locus Anc_2.32), which encodes MTADLITIPVPEHLQGIPPQTTSQTQPSQQQLYQQQQQQQQQQQQQQQQQQQQQQQQRYSWSQNPQMNQSPVHTPYNTIPSGTTLGQNSFFPNQSYSNIHTPGSETANAVAINSNNNPLSSTNFNTMHLQEMQGQILNRNSSFANTQPVPVPVPVPTLPPQQPQPPPQQLLNYEQNQFSTATRTSSRVRYPTSFQQQSGNPTTINNNEININDNNNIPIPIPIPINNPPQPPPSINYQESNRQNPARQFPQISQVPQMPLQIINKPINMPYETRKYLSNMATLRFYEIINKINTSAGKITSLSYWETFAYESFTKNSIVKYSKKSSTDFRQFEFLLPLIPLILVNLGKLGVIRIEIIVQQLKSQLLSNGSIFFSSPRSTIAYHYPDGSYITHFVQIKGLFNPNLKIKWFDLCMHSFVPGIEWNAFEKLISNEGKAYEIFQKLSQSSSSQPSVPMAASNTNNDHHNNDITKKMEIKKEENTLNEDTNGKEDKKPINQHDNENYIKKEEKINIESQSPSQLGNSTNDKYKHAEESDLPPNFDAITQLRSYFTVFRNVSVYGTQEGLMRIMQVGTVMSSLKDLKIFQKINGIKSPLEALDSYVNLYKYNSSQMNNNQNQNQNQNYNHNTERKPNGPSRHTNYSPIPENYHAQNSSNQNNNNNIHFNFMNSNNSNNNNNNNNNNTLNRKPMVTGKRNKDHQGIPPGTGINSTNDEKRQRPPLKRRRTSGVSPKSSTSKELRNPSSNSNNSGDVITASSFNDSGSPPFINSKSSPAIGPKDNINN